The Leucothrix mucor DSM 2157 DNA window GCTTCGCCAATCCAGGTCTCATAGCTCTCCGGCAGCGTTTCAATAAAGTTATGGATTTGGGCCAATTTACAGGCTTGTTGAATTTCATCCTCGGTAGCATCGCGCTTAGCCAGCAGCAAATTACGGCGAATGGTGCTGTTGAATAAGGTGCTTTGCTGAGCGGCAACCGCAAACTGACTGCGCAAATCATCGCCCGTTAATTGTTCAATGCTCATGCCGCCAAACTGGATAGTGCCATCGGCCACCGGCCAAAAACGCATAAGTGCATTGATCAGGGTGCTTTTACCGGAACCACTTGGACCAACAATCGCGAGGTGGCTGCCTTGTGGAATGGATAAGTTGATCGCCTCCAACGCATTGCTTTGGTTATTGGGGTAGCGCAGGGTGACACTGTTGATTTCAATATCAAAGCGCTCAGGGAGGTCGCTTGGTGAGCTGGGCTCCTGAACCGCTGGTTTGCTGTCGACAATATCAAACAAACGTCGCGCCGCAGCCAAAGTGCTGGGTAGGGTTTGAAAGGCTAATGGCAAAGGCAGAATCGCTTCAAAGCTGGCCAGTGCAAACAGCGCGAGCATCGGTAAATTCGCTGGCGTCAGGTTGCCCACCGTAACCATTGGAATGGCGATAATCAGCATTAGCCACATACTGATATTGGCGCAAAAGCCAACGGCAGATTGGGTGCCGCCATTGAGCTTTGCCAAGTGTTGCTGGTCGCTAATTAGTTGTTCGCTGAGTGTGCTGACTTTTTCAGCTTGTTGAGCTGCCGCGCCATAAATCAGTAATTCGCTCATGCCTTGCGTGCTGTCGATGACTGCCGAGCGTAAAGCAGAGGTTGTTTCAACTTTTCGGCTGGCGGCTTGATGCGCTAAGTGATTGACCAGTAATGGAATCGCAACGCCTGCAATCATTAGTAAGGCGAGTTCGATCAACATCAAAATGACGCTGTACTGAGCTAAAAATAATAAAATCGCTAAGCTGCTAATCGCTGCGACCAATAAGGGAGCGAGAATGCGTAGATAGAAGTTTTCCAGCGCATCAATATCGGCACGGATACGACTGAGTAAATCGCCACTGCGGTAGTTTTGCAGAATAGCCGGTGCGAGTGGCTCTAGGTGTTCATAAAACCAAGTGCGCAAAGTGGCCAGCAATCGGAAAGTCGCTTCATGAGTGACTAAGCGCTCGCCATAGCGGCTGGCGGTGCGGGTAATTGCAAAAGCTCGAATACCGGCCGATGGCGTGAAGTAGTTAACACTCGCACCCGTGACGCCCGCCATTGCCATCGTGGCGATAAACCAGCCGGAGAGCGCCATTAGGCTGATATTGGCCAAAATGGTAATCAGTGATAGCAAGGCTCCCAGCAACATCCAGCCCCACCACGGTTTGACTAATTTTAATAGCCGGCGCATGACTGCCCAGTTAGTCATTTCATCAGCATGATTGCCATTGCCATTGCCATTGCCATTGCCATTGCCATTGCCATTGTTTAGGCGGGTGCTATTTAAGTTGGCGTTATTCATAGGGCACCTTGCCTTAAGCGCGAGGCCATTTCAGCATAGCGAGGCTGTTCGGCTAATAAGCTATCGTGACTGCCAATTGCCAGAATTTCACCGGCTTCCAGTAATACAATGCGGTCAGCTTGTTCGATAGTTTGCAAGCGATGCGCAATACTAATCACCGTGCGATTTCGCGCTAACTGCTCAAGGCTTTTTTGAATGCGTTGTTCACTTTCCTGATCTAAGTGCGCGGTAGGCTCATCCAATAACATAACCGGCGCATCTTTTAAAAAGGCACGTGCCAATGCGATTCGTTGAATTTGACCGCCAGATAATCCCGCGCCACGTTCGCCAACGGCTGTTTCATAAAGTGCTGGCAGAGTCTCGATGTAATCGGCGATCTGTGCGGCTTCAGCTGCGGCTTTAATTGCCTGATCGCTAGCTTCTGGTTGGCCTAATGCAATATTGTCACGCACGCTGCCATGAAATAAGTGTGCCCGTTGTGGCATCCAGGCGAGTTGCTTGCGCCATGCTTCAAAGTGCTCTGGGGTTAGTGGCATATCGTTAATGCGAATTTCACCAGACTGCGGGCTGATAAAGCCCAGTAGCATATTCATCAGCGTGCTTTTACCGGCACCGCTGGCACCGACAATGGCAATCGTTTCATGAGGCTGAATGCGTAATGAGATGTTTTTTAGTGCAGGGCGACTGGGTTCGTAGTCAAAACTAACCTGAGCAAATTCAATTGTAATGCCGCTTTCAGCATTAAATGTAGTCCAGTCTTGCTCCGCCGGTAAGCTCTTATCAGTCTTATCAGTCTTATCAGTCTTATCAGTCTTATCAGTCTTATCAGTCTTATCAGGTGAGGCAGCGGGTTTAATGGTGCTGGTTTTAGGTAGCTTGGTATCAGCACTTTCAGCAGCCGTTTGCTCTAAAGTAGATTTAGGCACCTGCACCAAAGGCTCAACGCCATCTTCTAATTCAAGTGTTCCCGGCTCTAACACTTCCAGCATTTTCTCCGCCGCGCCAATCGCTTCCATCCGCGCATGATAATGGGTACCCATATTACGCAGCGGCTGGTAAAACTCCGGCGCTAATAGCAGCGCAAAGAAGCCATAGAAAAAGTCTAGCTCGCCATACATCAGGCGAAAACCAATAATCACCGCCACCATGGCAATGCTGACAGTCGAGAGAAATTCCAATAACAAGGAGGATAAAAACGCCACACGCAGTACCGACATGGTGCTGCGGCGATAATCATCCGAAATGCGTGCAATCACCTGCGCTTCGCGGCGACTGGCATTAAATAGTTTGAGGGTTGTTAGCCCTTGGATCATATCCAGAAAATGCGCACTCATGCGCGCCAGCTTGCGCCATTGTTTCTTGTTTAACCGCTCGGTACCTTTACCAATCAGTATCATAAAAAACGGAATCAAGGGGGCAGTCACCACCATGATCAACCCGGAAATCCAATCAATCGGGAAGATAAACACCAGAATGGATAAGGGGATCAGCGCTACCAATGACATGGTAGGCAGGTAGCGGGCGTAGTAGTTTTCCAGCGCATCGACGCCATCAACCAATGTGTTGACCAGTTCGCCGCTGCGTTCATTATTCAAATAGAGTGGGCCGGCATCAAACAAACGTTGATGTAGCCGTTGTCTGAGGTCGCGTTTGACCCGCATGGCAGCTTCGATAGCCGCTCGCTCCGAGGCTTGGTTTAGCCCGGCGCGTACTAAAAATATGGCCAGTAAGGCGATTAAGTAATAAACGACATCGCCAAGTTTGGCTTGCTCGAAAATTACTGCGTTAACAATACTGGCAAGGCTCCAGGCCTGTGCAATAAGCAACAGGCCAGAGAGCAAGCCCAAGCCGACTGACAGGCGTAAATACATCCCTGTCAGCGGTTTTTGGGCTTTCAGAAATGCCGGGATAGCTGAATCAGTTACCTTAGACATTTACGTCACGTTACTCGTCTTCATCCAAGCCATTGAGCTCCAGCCACATCACATTGATGATACCGAAAGCACAGGCCAGTAATACGCCGAGAATCCAGGCAAAATACCACATGACAATCTCCTATTAGTAAAGGGTATGCTCATTAGCGCGGATGTCTTCAACGCTGTATGAGCCCCATAATTTGGCATAACACCAAACGGTATAGATCAAAATAATGGGTACGAACAATAAGGTCGCAACCAACATAATGGACAAGGTTAGCTCACTTGATGCCGCATCCCAAATAGTCAGACTATGGCTGGGGTGAGTGCTGGATGGCAGAATGAATGGGAACAGTGCAAACGCTCCAGTCAGGATAATGCCAAACATGCTGCACGTGGTGAACAAGAATGCCAATGCAGGACGACGCATGCGCACAAACAAAAAGACCAATGCTGCAGAACCCAGACCAACCAATGGTGCAATCATGGTTAATGGGTATTCGCTGTAGTTGTGGAACCACGCGCCAGCGGTAATTTCAACCGTTTTGGTCAGTGGGTTAGCTGGTGCGCCAGTATCAATCGCACTGCTAATCACATAGCCATCAATCCCAAAATACAACCAGATGCCTTCGATCGCGAACAACGCCAGTACCGCTAATGCTGCATATTGTGTGTATTGACGAGTACGGTCGTACACATCGCCACCACAGCGCATCATTAGGTAAGCACCACCGTGCATGGCAAACATAGCGATCGCTAGCAGGCCGGATAACACAGCAAATGGGTGCAGCAGTAAGAAGAAGTTACCGTCGTAATAAGAACGCAGGTAATCGTCATAGTGGAACGGTACGCCTAAGAACAGGTTACCGAACGCCACGCCCAAAATCAGTGGAGGTACGATGCCGGAGATGAATAGTCCCCAGTCCCATGTGCTACGCCATTGCTTGTTTTGCAGCTTAGAACGGTAATCAAAACCGACTGGGCGGAAAAACAGCGAGAACAACATCAACATCAGCGCCAGATAGAATCCGGAGAAGGTTGTTGCGTACACGATTGGCCATGCCGCAAAGATCGCACCGGCGGCCAGAATCAACCACACCTGGTTACCATCCCAGTGTGGTGCAACCGCATTAATCGCAACGCGACGTTCTTCATCGGTTTTGCCCACAAATGGCAGCAACATACCCACGCCCATATCGAAGCCTTCGGTCAGTGCAAAGCCAAGCCATAGCACCCCTACCAGCAACCACCACACCATTTTCAGTGTTGTATAATCAATAAATTCCATAACCATATCTCCTTACATCAGCTCTGCTTCAGGATTTGTTGAAGGGGCGTGATAGAGTTTTCCACCAGGCTGTTCGTGGTAATAGCGTCCGGTATGCAGTGAGCTTGGGCCGAGGCGCGCAAATTTCTGCATTAGGTACACTTCAATGATTAGCAGAATGGTATAGAACACCACGAAGCCGATCAGGCTGGACAAAATATCGTTGTAAGTCAGTGTTGAAACGGCCGCTGAGGTTGGCAGTATTTCACCCACCGCCCATGGCTGACGACCATATTCTGCAACTACCCAGCCGGTTTCAATCGCAATCCAAGGCAGTGGTAAGCTGAGGAATGAAGCCCACAGGAACCAGCGCTTGGTAAATACAGTACGGCGTGCAGTAAACAAGAAGGCCAGTGCAAAGATACCTAACATTGTGAAACCAGCTGCAACCATAATCCGGAATGACCAGAATACCGGCGCAACATGAGGAATCGTTTCTTCAGCCGCCTTCTTGATTTGCGCTTCAGTGGCATCAACCACGTTTGGTGCATATTGCTTCAAGTGCAGTGCGAAGCCTAAGTTGCCTTTAACTTCCTGAAATTCTGCAATTTCAGCTTCAGTGGCTTCCTTTTTACGAACTTTTTCAAACAGTGCGTAAGTATTCATGCTGTTGCGGATATTCACTTCGTTTTCTTTGATGATGTCATTTAAACCCATGACTTCTTCATCTAAAGAGCGCGTTGCGATAATACCCATCACATAAGGAATCTTAACGGCATTGTGCGTTTCTTTGGCTTCCTGATCTGGAAAACCGAATAGGGTGAAGGCTGCAGGTGCAGGCTCAGTTTCCCATTCTGCTTCGATCGCGGCCAATTTAGTTTTTTGCAGTTGTCCGGTTTCATATCCACTTTCATCACCCAGCAGGATAACGGAAAGAATAGAGGCCAAACCAAAGCCTGCTGCAATCGCAAACGAGCGCTTGGCAAAACCAACGTCACGGCCTTTTAGCAGATACCAGGCACTGATGCTCAGTACAAACATAGAGCCCGCAACATAACCACCAGATACTGTGTGAATGAATTTCACTTGGGCAACCGGGTTAAACAGGATTTCTGAGAAGCTGGTCATCTCCATACGCATGGTGTCGATATTGAATTCGGCACCCACTGGGTTTTGCATCCAGCCGTTAGCGATCAAAATCCACAGTGCAGAGAAGTTAGTTCCCAGCGCCATTAGCCAAGTCACGGTTAAGTGAGAGACTTTGCTCAAACGGTCCCAACCAAAGAAGAAGATACCAACAAAGGTCGACTCTAAGAAGAAGGCCATTAAACCTTCAATCGCCAGGGGCGCACCGAAGATATCCCCGACATAATGGGAATAGTAGGACCAGTTGGTTCCGAACTGGAACTCCATGGTCAGACCAGTGGCGACACCCAGTGCAAAGTTAATACCGAACAGTTTTCCCCAGAACTTAACCATGTCCTTGTAGATCTGCTTGCCGGTCATAACATAGACCGACTCCATAATGGCTAGCAGAAAGGTCATTCCTAAGGTGAGGGGAACGAAAATAAAGTGATATAGCGCGACGGTTGCGAACTGCAGCCGCGATATATCGACAACGTCATCTGGAATCATGAGGCTTGCGCTCCTTAATCTGATATTCCAAGGAAATGAAAAAACGAAAAATCTGTGTGCTTTATAAATCAGCCTAACCACTACGTCTTTGATATATGTCAAAGATGGTCAAGCCAGATGGCTTTATTGTCACGCTGTACACTTTACTTGTAAAAGAGTCATTCCGATTATGGACGAAAATTTACTATTGGCTAATCAAGAACCTACAACGGCTGAATCCTCTTTCGGTAAAATTGTTGCAGTGCGGGGTAGTGTGGTGGATATCCACTTTTCTGAGCATTTGCCAGCCGTTCGTAACCTACTGAAAGCAGGACCAGACTCCGGTGTCTTGTTAGAAGTGCAAACACAGCTAAGTGATGAACTGGTACGTGCTATTGCATTGACGCCTACTGCGGGTTTAGCACGCGGCATGTCGGTGACCGATACCGGTGGCCCGCTGCAAGCCCCTGTTGGCCCACATATTTTGTCGCGAATGTTTGATGTGTTTGGCAATACGATTGATGGAGGAGCCGCTCCGGAAGGTGTTGAATGGCGCTCAGTCCATAACACACCACCGCCACTATCGAGCCGTTCGACCAAGACGGAAGTATTTAGTACCGGCATTAAAGTGATCGATTTATTGGTGCCACTGGAACGAGGTGGTAAGACCGGTTTGTTCGGTGGTGCAGGGGTTGGTAAAACCGTGCTGCTGACCGAAATGATTCACAACATGGTCGGTCATCATAATGGCGTGAGTATTTTCTGCGGAATCGGCGAGCGCTGTCGTGAAGGTGAAGAGCTGCATCGTGAGATGAAAGAAGCGGGCGTGCTCTCTGACATGGTAATGCTGTTCGGGCAAATGAATGAATTGCCGGGTAGCCGTTTTCGGGTGGGTCATGCCGCGCTGACCATGGCGGAGTATTTCCGCGATGACGAACATAAAGATGTGCTGCTGTTGGTGGATAACATTTTCCGCTTTATTCAGGCCGGTGCTGAGGTCTCTGGCTTGATGGGGCAAATGCCATCCCGCTTAGGCTATCAGCCAACCTTAAGTACTGAGCTGGCGCAATTAGAAGAGCGCATTGCGAATACCGATGCGGGTGCGATTACCTCGATTCAGGCGGTGTATGTACCGGCGGATGATTTTACTGATCCGGCAGCCGTGCACACGTTCTCGCATTTATCGGCCTCCATTGCTTTATCGCGTAAGCGTGCTAGTGAGGGCTTATTTCCAGCTGTTGATCCTTTGCAGTCGCATTCCAAAATGCTGACGCCGGGTGTGGTGGGTGTGCGACATTATGAGCTGGCGCAATCGGTGCGCCGTACCTTGGCGCAATATGAAGATTTGAAAGACATTATCGCCATGCTGGGGATGGAGCAGTTATCGCAGAATGATCGCAAAGTGGTTTCACGAGCGCGGCAGCTGGAGCGCTTTTTGACGCAACCGTTTTACACCACCGGCCAGTTTAGTGGCATGGCAGGCGCAACGGTTAGTCTTGAAGATACCTTGGATGGCTGTGAGCGCATTCTCAATGATGAGTTTATCGATTATCCGGAAAGTGCGCTGTACATGATCGGCAAGATCGATGAGGCCAAACGTGACTGAGTCCGCCATGCAACTTCAGGTCTTACTGCCCTCCAAGGTGTTTGCACGCCATGAGGCAGTCACCAGCATTGTGCTGGAAACGCCGGAAGGGGCTTATGGCTTGCTGCCAAACCGTTTGGACTGCGTGGCGATACTGGAGCCTGGCATTCTGACTTATACGCTGGCGGGTGAGAAACCTGCCTATATCGCCGTCGATGAAGGCGTCTTGGTTAAAGTGGGAAAGGAGGTGCGGGTGTCGGTGCGTAATGCGCACGCTCATGCGGACCTGGAACAGTTAAAGCTCATGGTAAAAAATGAGTTTCTAAAGCTCAGTGATCAAGAGTTACAAGTGCGGGCGGTGTTGGCGCGCTTGGAAAGTGGTTTTATGCGCGGCTTTAATGATCTTCATCCGCACTAGTAAGTCCCACGCCTTCAAAATGGCTGATCGGTATAGGCTCAGGAGTGAGTAATGAATAAGGATAGTGACAGTCGGTTTGTGAAAAATGTGGATGCCAAAGCCACCCGCAAGCTCAAAGCGCTACGCAAGCCGGGGCGCTCGGTATGGATGGGCTTAGGTACCATGGGAATTGTGGGCTGGTCGGTCGCGGTGCCGACATTATTAGGGCTAGCTCTTGGTTTTTGGTTGGATAAGCATCACCCCGGCTCCGTGAGCTGGAGCTTGAATTTATTAATTATTGGCTTAGTGATTGGCTGCGCAAGCGCTTGGCACTGGGTCTCGAAAGAAGATCGCGATATGCATAACGATAAGGATGCAAACGATGATTGAAACACTACTATTAGCATTACTCGCCGGTGGCGCATTAGGCGTGTTTTTCTTTGGTGGACTGTGGTTAACAGTGCGCAAAGGGATGCAGGCGGCAGTACCGGCAGCATGGTTCTTGCTGAGCTTTTTGCTGCGTATGGCCGTTGCACTTGCGGGCTTTTATGGCATTGCGAAATTTGGTGAATGGCAGCATTTAGCCTTGGCGCTATTGGGCTTTATCGTGGCGCGCATGGTGCTGACTCGCTTTATCCCAGAGCCATTAAGCTCGCCAAACAATGAGGCAGCTACAGAGCAGGTCGCTGAGCCATTGGCCGAGTCACTGACTGACAATGGCAAGGAGCAACGCCATGCATCTTAGTTCGGATGAGTCAATTTACTGGCAATGGGGCTTTTTTAATTTAAACCTTACGATTGTCACAACTTGGGCCGTCATGCTGCTCATGGTCGGCGGCGCTTGGCTAGTCACTCGTAAGTTGAATGATGGTTTAGAGATTCCGCGTTGGCAAAATGTGCTGGAAGTGATTGTGCTGGGTGTGAAAGATCAAATTGAAGAAGTTGGCCTTAAGCAATCACGCCGCTATATGCCCTTTGTGGGGACTTTGTTCTTATTTATTCTGGTCTCCAATTTGCTGGGTGTATTGCCTTGGTATGAGCCACCAACGGGGTCTTTATCAACCACTGCGGCGCTGGCTTTGTGTGTATTTCTGGCGGTGCCATTTTTTGGTATTCGCGAGCAGGGCATTGCTAACTATCTGAAATCTTACGTAAAGCCAACGCCAGTGATGTTGCCATTTAATATCATCAGTGAATTGTCTCGCACATTGGCACTGGCGATTCGTTTGTTCGGAAATATTATGAGTGGCGCGATGATTTTGGCCATTTTGCTAATGGTAACGCCCTTTATTTTTCCCGTGTTAATGAATGTACTGCATCTGCTAACGGGCGTAGTGCAGGCTTATATTTTTAGTATTTTGGCGACGGTTTATATCGCTGCCGCTACCAGCGGCAAAGCCGCCTGAGTTAATAATCATCCAAGATGACTGACAGGAGTTCACATGGATAGCTTGACCTTAATTGCAATTGTTTCAATTATCACTTCCGGTTTAACCATTGCCATTGGCGGTATTGGGCCGGCATTGGGGGAAGGTAGGGCAGTCGCCACCGCACTGAGTGCATTGGCGCAACAGCCGGATGCTTCATCCACCATTACGCGGACCTTATTTGTTGGTTTGGCGATGATTGAGTCGGTGGCCATTTACTGTTTCGTGGTGGCGATGATTCTGATCTTTGCTAATCCGTTCTGGAATTATGCGATTGTTGCGATTGAAAAAGCCGCTGGAGGTTAATCGTGTTATTTGACTGGTTTACCATCATTGCGCAGATATTTAATTTTCTGCTGCTGATGTGGTTACTGAAGCGGTTTTTATACAAGCCGGTACTGGATGCGATTGATGCCCGTGAGGCGCGAATTGCCACCTTGCTGAAAGAAACGCAGGCCAGTCAAGAGCAGGCCGCCGGGCAGCAAGCAGAGCTAAGCACTAAAAATGCCGCCTTTGAAACGGAGCGTGTGGGCTTATTTGAGCAAGCAAAAGCGGATGCGGCAGAGCGGCAAAAGCAATTGCTGGATCAGGCCGCCCACGAAGTCGCCACTCAGCGTGAGCAATGGCTACTGGCGTTGAAAAAAGAGCAGCAGACATTGGATCAGGATATTAATCAGCGCACACGTCATGAGGTCTTGAATGTGGCGCGTCGGGCGCTGGCTGATTTGTCTGATAGTGAGCTTGAAGTGCAGATCGTTAAAGTACTCATTCACCGCGTTGAGGCAATGACACCAGAGCAACGTAAAGCCTTTAACCAAACGGCAGATAGCCCGAGTAATGACGTATTGGTGCGCAGTGCCTTTGAGTTTACTGCTGAGCAGCAGGCGACACTCACGGAGTCTTTGCAGGGTGTATTGCCTACCAAGCCAGCGGTGAAGTTTGCCCATGATGAGCATTTAATCGGTGGCGTTGAGCTAGTTGGCAATGGTCACAAGTTGAGCTGGAATCTGGACGCTTATTTGTCTGATCTGGACGCCAGCATCAAAGGCTTAATCGACAATAAATTACGGTTTAGCGGAGCGCAGTCTAATGGCGGAGCTTGAGTTAAATACGGCCGTGGAGCGTGCTTTTAATGAGGTGCGCGCGGCTAGTGACCAATTTAAAGCGCCACTAAGCACTAGTGAGATCGGGCGCATTAAAAGTGTCGCAACCGGTATCGCCAAAGTCAGTGGCTTGCCGGGTGTGGGTTACGAAGAGCTGGTGAAATTCCCCGGGGATCTTTATGGCATCGCCTTTGATTTAACGCCAGATGAGCTTGGTGTGGTGCTGCTGGGTGACTATTGGCACCTGCAAGCCGGTGATGAAGTGGAGCGTACAGGCCGGGTAGTGGATGTGCCCGTTGGCAATGAGCTGGTTGGGCGGGTGATTAATCCTCTGGGTGTGGTGCTGGACAGCAAAGGGCCACTGAATTACACCGAGCGTATGCCGGTTGAGCGCCCCGCGGCGGCGATTATGGATCGCACGCCGGTGTCTGTGCCATTACAAACTGGCATTAAAGTTATTGATGCGATGGTGCCGATTGGTCGTGGCCAGCGTGAATTGATTTTGGGAGACCGGCAAACCGGTAAAACCACCATTGCGGTCGATGCCATTATTAACCAGCGTGAGCATGGCGTGCAGTGCATTTACTGTGCGATTGGCCAGCGCGCGTCAGCAGTGGCCAAAGTGGTGGCGGATCTGGAAGCGCATGGTGCAATGGCGTATACCACGGTCGTGGTAACAGAGGGAAATAGTCCACCAGGTTTAACCTATATCGCACCGTATGCAGCGACTAGCATTGCCGAATACTTTATGCAGCAGGGTAAGGAAGTGCTGATTGTTTATGATGATCTCACCAACCATGCACGTGCTTATCGTGAGATTTCATTGCTGTTGCGTCGGCCACCGGGGCGGGAAGCGTTTCCGGGTGATATTTTCTATATTCATTCGCGCCTGCTAGAGCGGGCAACGCATTTGAAGCCAGAGTTAGGCGGCGGCTCATTGACGGCTTTGCCAATAATCGAAACCGAAGCACAGAATATGTCGGCGTATATCCCAACTAATCTGATTTCGATTACGGATGGGCAGGTGTATTTATCGCCTAAACTCTTCGAGCTGGGTGTATTGCCTGCGGTGGATGTTGGGCGTTCCGTGTCACGGGTAGGGGGCAAGGCACAGCGTAAGGATTACCGTAAAGTGGCGGGTAGTTTGAAGCTGGCTTATGCGCAGTTTGAAGAGCTGGAAAGCTTTGCCCGCTTTGGTACGCGACTGGATGAATCCACACGCAAGCAATTGGAACACGGCAAGCGTATTCGTGCCTGTTTGCATCAGGGTGAGCATCAGTTGGTGCCGGTCGATATGCAGATTGCATTACTTCAGGCATTAACAGAAGGCAAGTTTGATGAGGTTGCACTGGCTGATATGCCTGCTGCGGAGCAAGCCTTGTACGACACGCTGATGCAGAGTGAGAGCAATGACTGACAGCCTTGAAGCGCTTCGCCATCGGGCAGATGGGGCGGTAGACTTACAAGCCGTTGTGCGCACCATGAAAGCGATGTCTGCCTCTAGCATCACGCAATATGAAAATGCAGTGCATGCGCTGGATGAATATTACCGGACGGTTGAGCTAGGGCTAGTTGCCTGCCTCAAGCATCCTGAGTTGCGTTTATCGCAGATGGCTTCAGATGCGCCGCCTGTGAATGCGGTCGTGGTGGTGTTTGGTACCGATCAGGGCTTGGTTGGGCAATTTAACGATCGCTTGGTTGAGTTTTTTCGTGAAAAGTTGCCTACACTAAAGGGCGAGCTTAAGATTTGGGCGGTCGGCGAGCGCGTTCGGGATCAACTGGAAGATGCGGGATTAACACTGCA harbors:
- a CDS encoding ATP synthase subunit I — its product is MIETLLLALLAGGALGVFFFGGLWLTVRKGMQAAVPAAWFLLSFLLRMAVALAGFYGIAKFGEWQHLALALLGFIVARMVLTRFIPEPLSSPNNEAATEQVAEPLAESLTDNGKEQRHAS
- a CDS encoding F0F1 ATP synthase subunit A; amino-acid sequence: MHLSSDESIYWQWGFFNLNLTIVTTWAVMLLMVGGAWLVTRKLNDGLEIPRWQNVLEVIVLGVKDQIEEVGLKQSRRYMPFVGTLFLFILVSNLLGVLPWYEPPTGSLSTTAALALCVFLAVPFFGIREQGIANYLKSYVKPTPVMLPFNIISELSRTLALAIRLFGNIMSGAMILAILLMVTPFIFPVLMNVLHLLTGVVQAYIFSILATVYIAAATSGKAA
- a CDS encoding F0F1 ATP synthase subunit C, yielding MDSLTLIAIVSIITSGLTIAIGGIGPALGEGRAVATALSALAQQPDASSTITRTLFVGLAMIESVAIYCFVVAMILIFANPFWNYAIVAIEKAAGG
- a CDS encoding F0F1 ATP synthase subunit delta, producing MLFDWFTIIAQIFNFLLLMWLLKRFLYKPVLDAIDAREARIATLLKETQASQEQAAGQQAELSTKNAAFETERVGLFEQAKADAAERQKQLLDQAAHEVATQREQWLLALKKEQQTLDQDINQRTRHEVLNVARRALADLSDSELEVQIVKVLIHRVEAMTPEQRKAFNQTADSPSNDVLVRSAFEFTAEQQATLTESLQGVLPTKPAVKFAHDEHLIGGVELVGNGHKLSWNLDAYLSDLDASIKGLIDNKLRFSGAQSNGGA
- a CDS encoding alternate F1F0 ATPase, F1 subunit alpha, encoding MAELELNTAVERAFNEVRAASDQFKAPLSTSEIGRIKSVATGIAKVSGLPGVGYEELVKFPGDLYGIAFDLTPDELGVVLLGDYWHLQAGDEVERTGRVVDVPVGNELVGRVINPLGVVLDSKGPLNYTERMPVERPAAAIMDRTPVSVPLQTGIKVIDAMVPIGRGQRELILGDRQTGKTTIAVDAIINQREHGVQCIYCAIGQRASAVAKVVADLEAHGAMAYTTVVVTEGNSPPGLTYIAPYAATSIAEYFMQQGKEVLIVYDDLTNHARAYREISLLLRRPPGREAFPGDIFYIHSRLLERATHLKPELGGGSLTALPIIETEAQNMSAYIPTNLISITDGQVYLSPKLFELGVLPAVDVGRSVSRVGGKAQRKDYRKVAGSLKLAYAQFEELESFARFGTRLDESTRKQLEHGKRIRACLHQGEHQLVPVDMQIALLQALTEGKFDEVALADMPAAEQALYDTLMQSESND